A window from Nitrospirota bacterium encodes these proteins:
- a CDS encoding biopolymer transporter ExbD: MQDRKDRLLSDINMVPFVDIVLVLLIIFMISAPLMYRGIDVDLPKSSVNTIKQEQRIMLIVDRFGNIYVDDRKVPMGGIESAIRQKSYDGAEVTVYLKADRSVPYGTIVSVMDKVKGMGIDKLGMVTESLKEVE; this comes from the coding sequence ATGCAGGATAGAAAAGACAGGCTATTATCTGATATTAACATGGTGCCTTTTGTTGATATAGTACTGGTACTGTTGATTATTTTCATGATATCCGCTCCTCTTATGTACAGGGGCATAGATGTAGACCTCCCCAAGTCTTCGGTGAATACGATAAAGCAGGAGCAGCGCATTATGCTTATTGTTGACAGATTCGGAAATATCTATGTGGATGACAGAAAAGTTCCGATGGGAGGGATAGAGTCGGCAATAAGGCAAAAGAGCTATGATGGAGCAGAGGTGACGGTTTATTTAAAGGCAGACAGATCTGTGCCTTACGGAACCATCGTAAGTGTGATGGATAAGGTTAAAGGTATGGGCATAGACAAGCTGGGTATGGTTACTGAATCTCTAAAGGAGGTGGAGTAG
- a CDS encoding TonB family protein, whose translation MFRQVETNIKWMLTLSLLFHLTLLSIIFSSGIFKRSTLFTSRQSPFTSIQVNIVNLPRDSRPAMSAPSSGNSKVEKTVPDVKKKEPVIEKKTSNQLTKIERLRENRGMPSPDSVLTAPVKKDTSEIKTGDTAARGSQSAGSRSDDGADTIGGSHQESRLIGGDSNVSGPVVDMPSFKYDYYLGLIKSKVDNRWSQPVVHNKTRKALIEFTISRQGDVSNVRVADSSGDSYFDQTALRAVTLSTPFPPLPRGYKGDSLKVHYRFIFGEKI comes from the coding sequence ATGTTCAGGCAAGTTGAGACAAACATAAAATGGATGCTGACTCTGTCCCTCCTGTTTCATCTAACGCTCCTGTCAATTATTTTTTCATCCGGTATCTTTAAAAGGTCCACTCTCTTCACATCAAGACAATCTCCTTTTACTTCTATACAGGTAAACATTGTAAATCTTCCCAGGGATAGCCGTCCGGCTATGTCAGCTCCCTCATCAGGCAATTCAAAAGTAGAAAAGACGGTCCCTGATGTTAAGAAAAAAGAGCCGGTCATTGAAAAGAAAACAAGCAATCAATTGACAAAGATTGAAAGACTAAGAGAGAATAGGGGCATGCCGTCACCTGATTCCGTTTTGACTGCACCTGTAAAAAAAGATACATCAGAAATAAAGACCGGCGATACAGCTGCCAGAGGAAGTCAGTCAGCAGGAAGCAGGTCTGACGATGGTGCAGATACAATCGGCGGATCTCATCAGGAATCAAGGCTTATTGGTGGGGATTCCAATGTCAGCGGTCCTGTAGTAGACATGCCGTCTTTTAAATATGACTATTATCTCGGACTGATAAAGAGTAAGGTTGATAACAGGTGGAGTCAGCCTGTCGTACACAATAAGACAAGAAAGGCGTTAATTGAATTCACCATAAGCAGACAAGGAGACGTCAGTAATGTCAGGGTGGCTGACTCATCAGGAGACAGCTATTTTGATCAAACTGCTTTGAGGGCAGTGACCCTGTCAACCCCTTTTCCGCCTTTGCCGCGGGGTTATAAGGGTGATTCCCTCAAGGTGCATTACAGGTTTATCTTCGGGGAGAAAATTTGA
- the tolB gene encoding Tol-Pal system beta propeller repeat protein TolB, whose translation MKKIISHLSICFVLVSGLLLQPVFAEEVYLETKKGEIEKIPVTVVIDGDDQELKSAVREILLNDLERSLYFNLIKIDGIKLNSVPAKVDEGTRQQLISASVEALIFAHVFRDGDKIRLEGKLYETGSGELIYSKKYIGNNNILRRIIHRFSDEIVFRMSGEKGIAQTRIVYSSDNTGRKELYIMDYDGYSSKMITGNRSLNISADWSPDGAHIAYTSYRDGNPEIYMVDLNTSRRSRLTDYSGLDISPSWSPDGNTIAFSTSRDGNSEIYTMDREGKNLKRITYSTGEDVSPSWSPTGEEIAFTSDRGRSPQIYVMKADGTNVRRFTFKGDYNSDPAWSPRGDRIAFACRRGGDFRICTINTDGSGLREITDGPGSDESPSWSPDGRWVVFSSSRGRKSDIYVVNADGGRMIKLTNGAGNNLGPDWSPN comes from the coding sequence TTGAAAAAAATAATATCGCATCTGTCTATTTGTTTTGTCCTGGTGTCCGGACTTCTTCTTCAACCGGTTTTTGCTGAAGAGGTCTATCTTGAGACAAAGAAGGGCGAGATTGAAAAGATTCCTGTAACTGTAGTAATTGACGGTGATGATCAGGAATTGAAATCTGCAGTCAGAGAGATTCTTTTAAATGACCTTGAACGATCCTTATACTTTAATTTGATTAAGATTGACGGCATCAAACTGAATAGTGTTCCGGCTAAAGTTGATGAAGGTACTCGTCAGCAATTGATATCAGCGAGCGTTGAAGCCCTGATATTTGCTCATGTCTTTAGAGATGGTGACAAGATACGGCTGGAGGGAAAGTTGTATGAGACAGGAAGCGGAGAACTTATCTATTCAAAAAAATATATAGGAAATAATAATATCCTTCGCAGAATAATACACCGGTTTTCGGACGAGATAGTGTTCAGGATGTCAGGTGAAAAGGGAATTGCCCAGACTCGTATTGTCTATTCATCAGATAATACCGGGAGGAAGGAGCTTTATATCATGGACTATGACGGTTATTCATCAAAGATGATTACGGGCAACAGGTCCCTGAACATTTCAGCCGACTGGTCACCTGATGGAGCGCATATTGCCTATACATCATACAGGGATGGAAATCCTGAGATTTATATGGTAGATTTGAACACGAGCAGACGGTCGAGGCTTACCGATTATTCCGGACTGGATATTTCGCCATCATGGTCTCCAGATGGTAATACAATAGCCTTTTCGACAAGCAGGGATGGAAATTCTGAGATATATACAATGGACAGGGAAGGCAAGAACCTGAAAAGGATAACTTACTCAACCGGAGAGGATGTATCTCCGTCCTGGTCTCCTACCGGTGAGGAGATTGCATTTACTTCTGACAGGGGGAGGAGTCCTCAGATATATGTAATGAAGGCTGATGGCACCAATGTACGCAGGTTTACTTTTAAGGGAGATTATAACAGTGACCCTGCATGGTCGCCCAGGGGTGACAGGATAGCCTTTGCGTGCAGACGCGGAGGAGATTTTCGTATTTGTACAATTAATACGGATGGGAGTGGTTTGAGGGAGATAACCGATGGTCCAGGCAGCGATGAGTCACCTTCCTGGTCCCCTGATGGCAGATGGGTTGTTTTTTCATCTTCAAGGGGCAGGAAGTCTGATATATATGTTGTGAACGCAGATGGCGGCAGGATGATTAAGCTTACAAACGGTGCTGGAAATAACCTGGGGCCGGACTGGTCACCAAATTAA
- the ybgF gene encoding tol-pal system protein YbgF, protein MKKLLLTVVILIFSVSGCAMQSEFVDLENEVNRMKVILLQIQRDTTPQPQREDKISQDIKERFSRIESQNSGSIDMLQKNQADYEGRLTQITTDVQIIQGGLEENTHRLTELTESSDDHDAAIQELTRRLDNLEGSKGVGDKQQGSNIIPSSPVTQETGQQPVQSNAGKTSGSTSGNSSTSNPSELYNQAYKDYMAGHYDPAIEGFYSYLRQIPTGNLAPNALYWIGECYYSKGDYTKSVTVFESVTIDYPKSDKVVGSLLKMGYGYEKLGNNNMAKIYFKKVAEQFPYSQEASLAKVRLTEIK, encoded by the coding sequence ATGAAGAAATTGTTACTTACAGTTGTCATATTAATTTTCTCAGTTTCGGGATGTGCTATGCAGTCGGAGTTTGTAGATCTGGAGAATGAAGTAAACCGCATGAAGGTAATCTTACTGCAGATACAGCGGGATACAACACCACAGCCGCAGAGGGAAGACAAGATTTCACAGGACATTAAAGAACGGTTTTCCAGGATTGAGTCCCAGAACTCAGGCTCCATTGATATGCTCCAGAAGAACCAGGCCGATTATGAGGGGAGATTGACTCAGATTACCACTGATGTTCAGATCATTCAAGGGGGGCTGGAGGAAAATACCCACAGGTTGACAGAGTTAACAGAAAGCTCAGATGATCATGATGCAGCAATTCAGGAGCTGACGAGAAGGCTTGATAACTTAGAGGGTTCAAAAGGGGTGGGGGATAAGCAGCAGGGCTCGAATATTATACCGTCATCACCTGTGACTCAGGAGACAGGACAGCAGCCTGTGCAATCAAATGCCGGAAAGACGTCAGGAAGTACATCAGGAAATAGTTCAACTTCAAATCCTTCAGAACTATACAATCAGGCATATAAAGACTATATGGCTGGCCATTATGACCCGGCTATAGAGGGTTTCTATAGTTATCTGCGTCAGATACCTACCGGGAATCTGGCGCCTAATGCACTTTACTGGATAGGGGAATGTTACTACAGTAAGGGTGATTATACCAAGTCAGTTACTGTTTTTGAAAGCGTTACTATTGATTACCCCAAAAGTGATAAGGTGGTAGGCTCACTGCTGAAGATGGGATACGGTTATGAGAAATTGGGGAACAATAATATGGCGAAGATATACTTTAAAAAGGTGGCAGAACAATTCCCTTATTCTCAGGAGGCGTCTCTTGCCAAGGTGAGATTAACCGAGATAAAGTAG
- the mutL gene encoding DNA mismatch repair endonuclease MutL — MPDIIKHLPEGLINKIAAGEVVERPASVLKELVENSIDADSTKISIRVDKGGTTLISVSDNGIGMSGSDANIAFDRHATSKLFSSEDLFNIHTLGFRGEALSSIAAVSRISLKTRERNAVTGTLLEIEGGGILKNTECGCPPGTEIEVRDIFYNVPARKSFLKTVSTEHGHILSTVLHQALSHIGIHFILTGGEDRGKVIFDLPPVEDIGDRVLQIYGSGMSEGLMPVAFDISEGRIYGLASSPAVTFRSRENQLFFVNKRAVKNPSLSHAVQEAYRDLIPRECFPMIVLFIDIAPELVDVNVHPAKREVRFRDSRYVHDMVVEAIRGALQTKDMVHENQLCHPDRYSGFVSGSKTMHSQEFLKQVQEDRKNYRNAAPLSENIIVSEGFNPFSGKNNSQTRDMYSEPLVRILGQTGALFIVAEINGELSIIDQHAAHERVIYDGLRRGYDAGCSVSQALLIPETVELSLDKAQTLSEYRDVLNAIGFDIGEIGDRSFILRSVPEVFTGDNYTSLLINMTDEIKEGDFSHGKGIKLSLINEVVKSLLSRKACHSAVRARGLLTTGEMMSLVNDLLKTDMPYTCPHGRPIVRKFTYDELAGMFGRK, encoded by the coding sequence ATGCCTGATATAATCAAACACCTTCCTGAGGGTTTAATCAATAAGATTGCCGCCGGCGAGGTGGTTGAGCGGCCTGCCTCAGTATTAAAAGAACTTGTAGAAAACTCTATAGATGCAGACAGTACAAAAATCAGCATAAGGGTTGACAAAGGCGGAACTACGCTCATTTCTGTTTCAGATAACGGGATCGGTATGAGCGGCAGTGATGCAAATATTGCCTTTGATAGACATGCCACGAGCAAGCTTTTTTCATCGGAAGATCTTTTCAATATCCACACACTCGGTTTCAGGGGAGAGGCCCTTTCAAGCATTGCGGCGGTATCCAGGATCAGTCTTAAGACGCGTGAGAGAAATGCAGTTACCGGGACATTACTGGAAATTGAAGGGGGAGGCATCCTGAAAAATACTGAGTGCGGATGTCCTCCGGGTACAGAGATAGAGGTAAGAGATATATTCTATAATGTGCCGGCGAGAAAGAGCTTTCTTAAAACAGTTTCGACAGAACATGGACACATATTGTCAACAGTTCTGCATCAGGCTCTTTCGCACATCGGTATACACTTTATCCTGACAGGAGGAGAAGACAGGGGTAAGGTTATTTTTGATCTTCCTCCTGTAGAAGACATCGGTGACAGGGTTCTGCAGATTTATGGCAGCGGCATGTCGGAAGGGTTGATGCCGGTTGCATTTGATATAAGTGAAGGGAGGATATATGGACTGGCTTCCAGTCCGGCTGTTACCTTCAGGAGCAGGGAGAACCAGTTATTCTTTGTCAATAAAAGGGCTGTAAAAAATCCCTCGTTATCTCATGCTGTTCAGGAGGCATACCGAGACTTGATCCCCAGGGAATGTTTTCCCATGATAGTCCTGTTCATAGACATCGCACCTGAATTAGTGGATGTCAATGTGCATCCTGCGAAGAGGGAGGTCAGGTTCAGGGACAGCCGGTATGTTCATGATATGGTAGTTGAAGCGATACGGGGTGCATTGCAGACAAAGGATATGGTGCATGAAAATCAATTATGTCACCCGGACCGTTATTCTGGATTTGTTTCAGGATCTAAAACGATGCATAGTCAGGAGTTTCTGAAACAAGTTCAGGAAGACAGGAAGAATTATCGGAATGCTGCACCATTGAGTGAAAATATAATCGTCTCAGAAGGCTTCAACCCCTTTTCGGGAAAAAATAATAGTCAGACACGGGATATGTATTCTGAGCCGCTCGTAAGGATATTGGGACAGACTGGTGCACTATTTATTGTAGCTGAGATTAATGGTGAATTAAGCATTATAGATCAGCATGCCGCGCATGAGCGCGTCATTTATGATGGATTGAGGCGCGGTTACGATGCCGGATGCAGTGTGTCGCAGGCACTTCTTATTCCTGAGACTGTTGAATTAAGTCTCGATAAGGCGCAAACGTTAAGTGAATATAGGGATGTTTTAAATGCCATTGGTTTTGATATAGGAGAGATCGGTGACAGGTCTTTTATTTTGAGGTCAGTCCCGGAAGTGTTTACAGGTGATAATTACACATCGCTCCTGATTAATATGACTGATGAGATAAAGGAAGGGGATTTCTCACATGGTAAGGGTATAAAACTTTCTTTGATTAACGAGGTGGTCAAGTCACTGTTAAGCAGAAAGGCCTGTCATTCTGCAGTAAGGGCAAGGGGTCTGCTGACTACAGGGGAGATGATGTCTCTTGTAAATGATTTGCTGAAAACTGATATGCCGTATACCTGTCCTCACGGAAGGCCCATTGTCAGAAAATTCACGTACGATGAGCTTGCGGGGATGTTCGGCAGAAAGTGA